Proteins encoded in a region of the Neodiprion virginianus isolate iyNeoVirg1 chromosome 2, iyNeoVirg1.1, whole genome shotgun sequence genome:
- the LOC124298999 gene encoding transmembrane protein 19-like isoform X3 — translation MVASQKNNDGKTRVLMPVLLCAFAIPISMLFWIVNVIYSFLTPDVEQHTDGQSVISPWRWLTAVVIPILFAGWGLKRKSLDFSGAFLGLFTGFILSITSYTHIACLIAFFFTSSKATKFRSDKKKKLEEEFKEGGQRNWIQVLCNGGMATQLALLYLLDVGCGERPIDFAKDYRSSWLSVGILGAFACCNGDTWASELGTVIGDSEPFLITTRERVPKGTNGGVTWIGLLMSLAGGLVVGLFNYVAVLYTVDTVVLQLAAPQWPIIIAGGYAGLAGSVLDSILGATLQYSGLDETGKVVERPGKGVKHISGRQVFDNHSVNLLSSIVMALTLPRLANLFWP, via the exons ATGGTAGCAAGTCAGAAAAACAATGACGGGAAAACGAGGGTCTTAATGCCAGTTTTGCTATGTGCCTTTGCTATACCAATTTCTATGCTATTCTGGATCGTTAATGTGATTTACTCGTTCTTGACACCAGATGTCGAACAACATACCGACG GACAATCTGTCATTTCTCCTTGGAGATGGCTGACTGCAGTTGTAATCCCAATACTTTTTGCTGGTTGGGGTCTCAAGCGGAAAAGTTTGGATTTCAGCGGAGCTTTTCTag GATTGTTCACAGGATTTATTCTCAGCATTACAAGTTACACGCACATCGCTTGTTTgatagcattttttttcacttcttcgAAAGCCACCAAGTTTCGAtctgataaaaagaaaaaattggagGAAGAATTTAAGGAAGGTGGTCAAAGGAATTGGATACAAGTTTTATGCAATGGAGGAATGGCAACCCAATTAGCGTTGCTATACTTATTGGACGTTGGATGTGGAGAACGGCCAATCGATTTTGCAAAAGATTATAGGAGTTCCTGGCTATCGGTTGGAATATTAG gtGCCTTTGCCTGTTGCAATGGTGATACATGGGCATCGGAACTTGGTACTGTGATCGGGGATTCGGAACCATTTTTGATCACCACAAGGGAGAGAGTTCCTAAAG GTACTAATGGTGGTGTTACTTGGATTGGGCTTTTGATGTCTCTAGCGGGTGGCCTAGTCGTAGGGCTATTCAATTATGTTGCAGTATTATACACTGTAGACACAGTCGTACTGCAACTGGCTGCACCCCAATGGCCAATCATTATTGCTGGTGGTTATGCTGGTCTCGCAGGCAGCGTACTTGATTCTATTCTAGGAGCCACTCTGCAGTATTCGG GCTTAGATGAGACTGGCAAAGTTGTGGAACGCCCTGGGAAAGGTGTGAAGCATATTAGTGGTAGGCAAGTCTTTGATAATCATAGTGTCAATCTTTTATCGAGCATAGTAATGGCTCTGACTCTTCCAAGATTGGCGAATCTCTTTTGGCCTTGA